One part of the Dyadobacter sp. 676 genome encodes these proteins:
- a CDS encoding alpha-L-fucosidase yields MIKQITGLLCLTASVVFAQTPPKPYGALPAPRQIAWHETEVYGIMHFTPTTFENKEWGYGDADPKTFNPSDFNADQIVQAAKAGGLRGIVLVAKHHDGFCLWPTKTTDYNITKSPFRDGKGDLVREVADAARRHGLKFGVYCSPWDRNNAKYGTPEYIKIYREQLRELYTNYGELFMSWHDGANGGDGYYGGAREKRSIDNTTYYQWDSTWTNLTRKLQPNANIFSDIGWDVRWAGNEDGSVNPTSWATLTPKPSEGKNVAVPGQANATENPGGTRGGKFWIPAECDVPLRKGWFYHANEKPKTPEKLFDLYLKSVGRGAALDLGLAPDTRGQLHDDDVAALKTFGDRLRNTFATNLIGRASSKAVNVRGYNSIYSAKNLLDGKPDTYWATDDDFKTPEVVIELNQPIVFDIISLQEYIKLGQRIEEFAVDAWIGNEWKEICKGTSVGAKRLVKLDVPVTSNKVRLRITKSPVSIAISEFGVYKDSE; encoded by the coding sequence ATGATCAAACAAATAACCGGTCTCCTCTGCCTGACGGCGTCGGTAGTTTTTGCCCAAACACCCCCGAAACCCTACGGCGCATTGCCGGCGCCACGCCAGATCGCGTGGCACGAAACCGAAGTTTACGGTATCATGCACTTTACGCCTACCACTTTCGAGAACAAGGAATGGGGTTATGGGGATGCCGACCCGAAAACATTCAATCCGAGCGATTTCAATGCCGACCAGATCGTACAAGCCGCCAAAGCGGGCGGATTGCGCGGGATCGTGTTGGTTGCAAAACATCACGATGGCTTCTGTCTCTGGCCTACCAAAACCACCGACTACAATATCACCAAAAGTCCGTTCCGTGACGGCAAAGGTGACCTCGTGCGCGAGGTCGCGGACGCGGCGCGCAGGCATGGCCTGAAATTCGGGGTGTATTGCTCGCCATGGGACCGTAACAATGCCAAGTACGGCACGCCGGAATACATTAAAATATACCGCGAGCAGCTTCGTGAGCTTTACACCAATTACGGCGAACTGTTCATGTCATGGCACGATGGCGCCAATGGCGGTGACGGCTATTATGGCGGCGCGCGCGAAAAGCGTTCGATCGACAATACGACCTACTATCAATGGGATTCGACCTGGACAAACCTGACCCGGAAACTACAACCCAACGCAAACATTTTCAGCGATATCGGCTGGGATGTACGTTGGGCAGGCAACGAGGACGGCAGCGTGAATCCCACGTCCTGGGCCACATTGACCCCAAAACCTTCCGAAGGAAAGAATGTGGCAGTGCCCGGACAGGCAAATGCTACTGAAAACCCCGGTGGTACCCGTGGCGGTAAATTCTGGATTCCTGCCGAATGCGACGTGCCATTGCGCAAAGGCTGGTTCTACCACGCCAACGAAAAGCCCAAAACACCGGAGAAGCTGTTTGACCTGTATCTGAAAAGTGTAGGCCGGGGTGCGGCACTCGACCTGGGCCTGGCCCCCGACACGCGCGGCCAGTTGCACGACGACGACGTGGCGGCCCTTAAGACGTTCGGTGACCGCCTCAGAAACACATTCGCGACCAATCTTATCGGCCGTGCCTCTTCAAAGGCGGTGAACGTACGCGGATACAACTCCATTTACAGTGCCAAAAACCTACTCGACGGCAAGCCTGACACCTACTGGGCCACCGATGACGACTTCAAAACCCCGGAAGTGGTGATCGAGCTGAACCAGCCGATCGTGTTTGACATCATCAGTTTGCAGGAATACATCAAACTGGGCCAGCGTATCGAAGAATTTGCCGTCGATGCCTGGATCGGGAATGAATGGAAGGAGATTTGCAAAGGCACCAGCGTAGGTGCCAAGCGTCTGGTCAAACTGGATGTGCCGGTCACATCGAATAAAGTACGCCTCCGTATTACCAAATCCCCGGTAAGCATTGCCATCAGCGAGTTTGGCGTTTACAAGGACTCGGAGTAA
- a CDS encoding alpha-L-fucosidase gives MNLKSTAVLLAGLLWASGAYAQQHSEQNHSRYVAPTDPLVQQKLAKWQDIKFGLLMHWGTYSQWGIVESWSLCPEDEGWCERRGPHSHDWYEYKKAYEDIAKTFNPVKFNPKRWAKAAKGAGMKYVVFTTKHHDGFSMFDSKYTDYKITNTPFKTNPKANVTKEVLAAFRNEGFMTGTYFSKPDWHTDSYWWPYFPPKDRNVSYDPKKRPELWNQFKDFTYNQIEELMSDYGSVDILWLDGGWVRPFSSIDTTISWQKTIPYDQDIDMARIAKMARSHQPGLLVVDRTVTGEFENYVTPEQSIPDHYMPIPWESCMTMGDSWSYIPKESFKSTHKLVHTLVDIVAKGGNLLLNVAPGPDGEWHEEAYTRLEEIGKWMNVNGVGIYETRPLAPYRAGKWAYTKKGNTTYAFYLAEPNEKLPASLKPEGMDIPVKAKITFAGNKKALKVKNGAIELPAKTVAEVGAQPAYLFVIN, from the coding sequence ATGAACCTTAAATCGACAGCGGTCCTGCTTGCAGGGCTGCTATGGGCGTCCGGGGCGTATGCACAGCAGCATTCGGAGCAAAACCATTCCAGATACGTTGCTCCTACCGATCCTCTTGTGCAGCAAAAGCTTGCCAAATGGCAGGATATTAAATTCGGTCTGCTGATGCACTGGGGCACATATAGCCAATGGGGCATCGTCGAATCGTGGTCGCTGTGCCCCGAGGACGAGGGATGGTGCGAGCGCCGCGGGCCACATTCGCACGACTGGTACGAATACAAAAAGGCCTATGAAGACATCGCCAAAACGTTCAATCCCGTCAAGTTCAACCCCAAACGCTGGGCCAAGGCTGCCAAAGGTGCCGGTATGAAATATGTCGTTTTTACCACCAAGCATCACGACGGTTTTTCGATGTTCGATTCGAAATATACCGATTACAAGATTACCAACACCCCATTTAAAACCAATCCCAAAGCCAACGTGACCAAGGAAGTGCTCGCCGCGTTCCGCAACGAAGGCTTCATGACAGGCACTTATTTCTCCAAACCCGACTGGCACACCGATTCGTACTGGTGGCCCTATTTCCCGCCAAAAGACCGCAACGTTTCTTACGATCCAAAGAAGCGCCCTGAGCTTTGGAACCAGTTCAAAGACTTTACCTATAACCAGATCGAAGAGCTCATGTCGGACTACGGCTCCGTGGACATTCTCTGGCTCGACGGCGGCTGGGTACGGCCGTTCAGCAGCATCGATACGACTATCAGCTGGCAGAAAACCATTCCCTACGACCAGGACATCGATATGGCGCGGATCGCCAAAATGGCCCGCTCGCACCAACCAGGCCTGCTGGTGGTGGACCGCACGGTCACCGGCGAGTTTGAGAACTATGTGACACCCGAGCAATCGATCCCGGACCACTATATGCCTATTCCCTGGGAATCCTGCATGACCATGGGCGACTCGTGGTCTTACATTCCGAAAGAGAGCTTCAAGTCGACTCATAAACTGGTACATACCCTTGTGGATATTGTAGCCAAAGGTGGTAACCTCCTGCTCAACGTGGCCCCCGGCCCCGACGGCGAATGGCACGAAGAAGCCTACACGCGCCTGGAAGAAATCGGTAAATGGATGAATGTGAATGGCGTCGGTATTTACGAAACCAGGCCGCTCGCCCCCTACCGCGCCGGCAAATGGGCTTATACCAAAAAGGGCAATACTACTTATGCATTTTACCTCGCCGAACCAAACGAAAAGCTGCCGGCGAGCCTAAAACCGGAGGGCATGGACATTCCTGTGAAAGCGAAAATCACATTTGCAGGTAACAAGAAGGCATTGAAAGTGAAGAACGGAGCAATAGAGCTGCCTGCGAAAACCGTTGCTGAGGTAGGTGCGCAGCCGGCTTACTTATTTGTGATTAACTAG
- a CDS encoding N(4)-(beta-N-acetylglucosaminyl)-L-asparaginase, with translation MNTNRRSFLRLSALALPFTRVNQLFAKTPTIGGPTVGAPTVISTWDSGQISNAAAWPVLEKGGRALDAVEQAAIAIENDVNCCVGLGGNPDRDGHVTLDACIMDEKSNCGAVAFLERIKHPVSVARKLMETTPHVFLVGAGAQQFALANGFKLESGKLSPDAADEYKKWLKKAEYKPVINIEHKQSKGHGPFAPQRLDDGSFNHDTMGTLALDAQGNLSGMCTTSGMGFKMRGRVGDSPIIGAGLFVDNEVGAATSSGQGEEVIRVAGTHLVVEFMRNGSSPEEACQKAVERIVKRDPERAKTFQVGFLAINKQGEVGAYSVQPGFSYTITTRDGKGKIVASKSHFA, from the coding sequence ATGAACACGAACCGTCGATCCTTCCTACGCCTGTCAGCCCTCGCCCTGCCGTTCACCCGGGTAAATCAGCTATTTGCCAAAACGCCGACGATCGGCGGTCCGACGGTCGGCGCCCCGACGGTCATCTCCACCTGGGACAGCGGGCAGATCTCCAACGCTGCAGCCTGGCCCGTGCTGGAAAAAGGGGGCCGGGCGCTGGATGCGGTTGAACAAGCGGCCATCGCGATCGAAAACGATGTCAATTGCTGCGTGGGCCTGGGCGGGAATCCCGACCGCGACGGGCATGTGACACTTGACGCCTGTATAATGGACGAAAAGTCGAACTGCGGGGCCGTGGCATTCCTTGAAAGGATCAAACACCCGGTTTCCGTGGCCCGCAAACTGATGGAAACAACCCCGCACGTGTTCCTGGTGGGGGCCGGCGCACAACAATTCGCATTGGCGAACGGTTTCAAACTCGAATCGGGCAAGCTTTCGCCCGACGCCGCCGATGAATATAAAAAGTGGCTTAAAAAAGCCGAATACAAGCCTGTTATCAATATAGAACACAAGCAGTCCAAAGGCCATGGCCCCTTTGCCCCGCAGCGGCTCGACGACGGGTCATTTAACCACGATACCATGGGTACGCTGGCACTCGACGCACAGGGTAACCTGTCGGGTATGTGCACCACGAGCGGCATGGGCTTCAAAATGCGCGGCCGCGTAGGCGACTCCCCTATTATTGGGGCAGGGCTTTTCGTAGATAACGAGGTTGGCGCCGCTACGTCATCGGGACAAGGCGAGGAGGTGATCCGTGTAGCGGGGACCCACCTGGTTGTCGAGTTTATGCGTAATGGCTCATCACCGGAAGAGGCTTGCCAAAAAGCGGTCGAAAGGATCGTAAAACGCGATCCCGAGCGCGCCAAAACGTTTCAGGTAGGTTTCCTGGCCATCAACAAGCAGGGCGAAGTAGGCGCTTATTCCGTCCAACCCGGATTTTCGTACACCATTACCACTCGCGACGGGAAAGGCAAAATCGTAGCCTCCAAAAGCCATTTCGCCTGA
- a CDS encoding ATP-binding cassette domain-containing protein, translated as MVLEINQLRQRYGEREILSIPSFGIERGIYWIQGENGAGKSTLFRTLAGMLPFEGTVRLDGRYDLKKDPVDYRLRMNHGEAEPLYPSFLTPADLIAFVGEAQKAPAAQSEMLVEAFGINYLQNPFGSCSSGMVKKVSLLLAFLGTPSVIILDEPLITIDREAREVLFQLIKDYHRNGVTFLLSSHQLFEQEGLHVSQSFRLKDKTLMATDAL; from the coding sequence ATGGTTCTCGAAATCAATCAGTTGAGGCAACGCTATGGAGAGCGGGAAATCCTTTCGATTCCTTCGTTTGGAATTGAAAGGGGAATCTACTGGATTCAGGGAGAAAACGGTGCGGGGAAATCGACGCTTTTCAGAACGCTGGCGGGGATGCTGCCTTTTGAAGGCACCGTCCGGCTCGATGGCCGGTATGACCTGAAGAAGGACCCCGTCGATTACCGGCTACGCATGAACCACGGCGAGGCGGAGCCGCTCTATCCGTCATTTCTGACGCCCGCCGATCTGATCGCATTTGTCGGCGAAGCGCAAAAAGCGCCCGCGGCGCAAAGCGAAATGCTTGTGGAGGCGTTCGGGATCAACTATCTGCAAAACCCATTTGGCAGTTGTTCCAGCGGGATGGTTAAAAAGGTGTCGCTGTTGCTCGCGTTTTTGGGAACCCCTTCGGTTATCATCCTCGACGAGCCGCTCATTACCATCGACCGCGAGGCTCGGGAAGTTCTCTTCCAACTCATCAAAGACTATCATCGGAATGGCGTCACATTCCTGCTATCGTCTCACCAGCTTTTCGAGCAGGAGGGGTTGCATGTTTCCCAAAGTTTCAGGTTAAAGGACAAAACGCTCATGGCTACGGATGCGCTATGA
- a CDS encoding SDR family oxidoreductase: protein MAETTKTALITGGSKGIGYGIAEALIRDGIRVAITSRSQQNADEAAKTLNKIRDGYALPIESDVRNLASQEKAVQTVIDQWGRLDYFIANAGVGHFAPIQELSAELWQETIDINLTGVFYSAKASIAALTESKGYFINIASLAGTNFFANGTAYNASKFGLVGFTQAMMLDVRNAGVKVTTIMPGSVATEFNNHQPSEKDAWKIQPEDIGQIVSDLIKMPARTLPSKIEVRPTTPK from the coding sequence ATGGCAGAAACAACTAAAACAGCCCTGATTACAGGTGGTTCCAAAGGAATTGGATACGGCATTGCCGAAGCGCTGATCCGCGACGGTATCCGCGTAGCGATTACAAGCCGCTCGCAGCAGAATGCCGACGAGGCCGCGAAAACGCTGAACAAAATCCGGGACGGCTACGCATTGCCCATCGAATCGGATGTGAGAAACCTGGCCTCGCAGGAAAAGGCCGTACAAACCGTGATCGACCAATGGGGCCGCCTCGACTATTTTATCGCCAACGCAGGCGTGGGCCATTTCGCACCCATTCAGGAGTTAAGCGCCGAACTCTGGCAGGAAACGATCGATATCAACCTGACCGGCGTGTTTTACAGTGCCAAAGCGTCGATTGCCGCTTTGACCGAGTCAAAAGGTTATTTTATCAACATTGCGAGTCTGGCCGGCACCAATTTCTTTGCAAACGGGACAGCCTATAATGCCAGCAAATTCGGTCTGGTGGGCTTTACGCAAGCCATGATGCTCGACGTCCGCAATGCAGGCGTGAAGGTAACGACCATCATGCCGGGCTCGGTCGCGACCGAGTTCAATAACCATCAGCCTTCGGAGAAAGATGCCTGGAAAATCCAGCCGGAAGACATTGGACAGATCGTCTCGGACCTGATTAAAATGCCGGCGCGGACGCTGCCGAGTAAAATCGAGGTTCGCCCTACCACACCGAAATAA
- the yiaA gene encoding inner membrane protein YiaA, with protein sequence MSTTNTQKTSGAFIAASWIALGVGMAGFIIGLWRSEMLLSEKGYYFTVLMYGLFAAVSVQKSVRDRLEGIPVTAIYYGISWFSTILAIVLLVVGLWNATLLPSEKGFYAFAFLLGIFGAIAVQKNTRDMQIFESGSSFSKPSDQ encoded by the coding sequence ATGAGCACTACAAATACCCAGAAAACCTCGGGAGCCTTTATTGCCGCGTCCTGGATCGCGTTGGGCGTGGGCATGGCCGGCTTCATTATCGGCCTCTGGCGGTCCGAAATGCTGCTGAGCGAAAAGGGATATTATTTTACGGTATTGATGTACGGGCTTTTCGCTGCGGTATCCGTCCAGAAGAGCGTCCGCGACCGACTGGAAGGCATTCCCGTAACGGCCATTTACTACGGTATCAGCTGGTTTTCGACCATCCTCGCGATTGTACTGCTTGTTGTAGGCCTGTGGAACGCGACATTGCTGCCAAGCGAAAAAGGCTTTTACGCGTTCGCATTTCTGCTAGGCATCTTCGGCGCTATCGCAGTTCAGAAAAATACGCGCGATATGCAGATTTTCGAATCCGGCAGCTCATTTTCCAAACCTTCTGATCAATGA
- the fabG gene encoding 3-oxoacyl-[acyl-carrier-protein] reductase, translating into MKLVANKVALVTGASRGIGRSIALRLAQEGADVAFTYLSSVEKGEALARELEAFGVKAKGYRSDASDFQAADQLVTDVIADFGKLDVLINNAGVTRDGLLMRMSEEQWDTVININLKSVFNLTKAATKSMIRAKSGSIINITSVVGIRGNAGQSNYAASKAGIIGFTKSIALELGSRNIRSNAVAPGFIETEMTDAVDAKAVEDWKQSIPMKRGGQPEEVADACVFLASDMSRYITGQVIQVDGGMLT; encoded by the coding sequence ATGAAGTTAGTAGCAAATAAAGTTGCATTGGTAACAGGAGCCTCGCGGGGTATCGGACGTTCGATCGCGTTGCGCCTGGCTCAGGAAGGTGCCGATGTCGCATTTACCTATCTGTCCAGCGTCGAAAAAGGCGAAGCCCTGGCAAGAGAGCTCGAAGCTTTCGGGGTGAAAGCCAAAGGCTATCGTTCGGATGCGTCCGATTTTCAGGCCGCCGACCAGCTCGTCACCGACGTAATCGCTGACTTCGGGAAGCTGGACGTACTCATCAACAATGCTGGCGTTACCCGCGACGGGCTGCTGATGCGCATGAGCGAGGAGCAATGGGACACGGTGATCAACATCAATCTGAAATCGGTTTTTAACCTTACCAAAGCCGCTACGAAATCCATGATCCGTGCCAAAAGCGGGTCGATCATCAATATTACGTCGGTAGTCGGTATACGTGGCAACGCGGGGCAGTCGAACTACGCTGCGTCCAAAGCCGGTATTATCGGTTTTACCAAATCTATCGCGTTGGAGCTGGGTTCCAGGAATATCCGCTCGAATGCGGTGGCGCCCGGGTTTATCGAAACGGAAATGACCGACGCCGTAGATGCGAAGGCGGTAGAGGACTGGAAACAGTCGATCCCGATGAAACGCGGCGGCCAGCCCGAGGAAGTTGCGGATGCCTGCGTGTTCCTCGCTTCCGACATGTCGCGCTACATCACCGGCCAGGTAATCCAGGTTGACGGCGGTATGTTAACATAG